The Rhodopseudomonas palustris genome window below encodes:
- the denD gene encoding D-erythronate dehydrogenase: MHILILGAAGMVGRKLTERLLADGRLGDREITRMTLQDVVAPAKPANAAMPITTVTSDLADAGAAASLVAHRSDVIFHLAAIVSGEAEADFDKGYRINLDGTRHLIDAIRAEGDDYHPRLVFTSSIAVFGAPFPQQIGDEFLSAPLTSYGTQKAICELLIADYTRKGFLDGVGIRLPTICVRPGKPNKAASGFFSNIIREPLAGHEAVLPVSDEVMHWHASPRSAVGFLIHAGTMDTQAIGPRRNLSMPGLAATVGEQIAALERVAGNSVVARIRREPDPVIMGIVAGWPRNFATDRARALGFTTAETTFDDIIRIHIEDELGGNFVA; encoded by the coding sequence TTGCACATCCTCATCCTCGGCGCCGCCGGCATGGTCGGGCGCAAACTCACGGAGCGGCTGCTCGCCGACGGTCGCCTCGGTGATCGCGAGATCACCCGGATGACGCTGCAGGACGTGGTCGCGCCGGCCAAGCCGGCCAACGCGGCGATGCCGATCACGACGGTCACCAGCGATCTCGCGGATGCGGGCGCCGCCGCCTCGCTGGTGGCGCATCGCTCCGATGTGATCTTCCATCTCGCCGCGATCGTGTCGGGCGAGGCCGAGGCGGATTTCGACAAGGGCTACCGCATCAATCTCGACGGCACGAGGCATCTGATCGACGCGATCCGCGCCGAGGGCGACGACTATCATCCGCGGCTGGTGTTCACCTCGTCGATCGCGGTGTTCGGCGCGCCGTTCCCGCAACAGATCGGCGATGAATTCCTCTCGGCGCCGCTCACCAGCTACGGCACCCAGAAGGCGATCTGCGAATTGCTGATCGCGGACTACACGCGCAAGGGCTTTCTCGACGGCGTCGGCATCCGCCTGCCGACGATCTGCGTCCGCCCCGGCAAGCCGAACAAGGCGGCGTCCGGCTTCTTCTCCAACATCATCCGCGAGCCGCTCGCCGGCCACGAGGCGGTGCTCCCGGTGTCGGACGAGGTGATGCACTGGCACGCCTCGCCGCGCTCCGCCGTCGGCTTCCTGATCCATGCCGGCACGATGGACACGCAAGCGATCGGCCCGCGCCGCAATCTGTCGATGCCCGGCCTCGCCGCCACCGTCGGCGAACAGATCGCCGCACTGGAGCGCGTCGCCGGCAACAGCGTCGTGGCGCGGATCAGGCGCGAGCCTGATCCGGTGATCATGGGCATCGTCGCCGGCTGGCCGCGCAATTTTGCGACCGACCGCGCGCGTGCGCTCGGCTTCACCACGGCGGAGACCACCTTCGACGACATCATCCGCATCCATATCGAGGATGAACTCGGCGGGAATTTCGTCGCTTGA
- a CDS encoding sugar ABC transporter permease, which translates to MSTIQTSAPARSHGGASAWQRLSTNRNWLALWFMMPAAAFLILFLAYPLFLGVWMSFTDARIGRDGVYVGVENYEWLWDDSIFWLSVFNTILYTTVASAIKFAVGLYLALLLNRHMPFKAMIRAAVLVPFIVPTVLSAIAFWWIYDSQFSIISWSLIKLGLIDQNINFLGDTSWARASVIFANIWRGVPFVAITLLAGLQTVSPSLYEAATLDGATSWQRFRYITYPLLTPIIAVVMTFSVLFTFTDFQLIWALTRGGPVNATHLMATLSYQRGILSGRLGEGAAIATAMIPFLLAAISISWFGMQRRKWQQGTDND; encoded by the coding sequence ATGAGCACCATCCAGACGTCAGCGCCGGCGCGGTCGCATGGCGGCGCGTCGGCGTGGCAGCGGCTCTCGACCAACCGCAACTGGCTGGCGCTGTGGTTCATGATGCCGGCGGCGGCGTTCCTGATCCTGTTTCTGGCCTATCCGTTGTTCCTCGGCGTGTGGATGAGCTTCACCGACGCACGAATCGGCCGCGACGGCGTCTATGTCGGCGTCGAGAACTACGAATGGCTGTGGGACGATTCGATCTTCTGGCTGTCGGTGTTCAACACCATCCTCTACACGACGGTCGCCAGCGCCATCAAATTCGCGGTCGGGCTGTATCTGGCGCTGCTGCTGAACCGGCACATGCCGTTCAAGGCGATGATCCGCGCCGCGGTGCTGGTGCCGTTCATCGTGCCGACCGTGCTGTCCGCGATCGCTTTCTGGTGGATCTACGATTCGCAGTTCTCGATCATCTCCTGGTCGCTGATCAAGCTCGGTCTGATCGACCAGAACATCAACTTCCTCGGCGACACGAGCTGGGCGCGCGCATCCGTGATCTTCGCCAATATCTGGCGCGGCGTGCCGTTCGTCGCGATCACTCTCTTGGCCGGGCTGCAGACGGTGTCGCCGTCGCTGTACGAGGCCGCGACGCTCGACGGCGCGACCTCGTGGCAGCGCTTCCGCTACATCACCTATCCGCTGCTGACGCCGATCATCGCCGTGGTGATGACGTTCTCGGTGCTGTTCACTTTCACCGATTTCCAGCTGATCTGGGCGCTGACCCGCGGCGGGCCGGTCAACGCCACGCATCTGATGGCGACGCTGAGCTATCAGCGCGGCATCCTCTCCGGCCGGCTGGGCGAGGGCGCGGCGATCGCCACCGCGATGATCCCGTTCCTGCTGGCGGCGATCTCGATCTCGTGGTTCGGCATGCAGCGCCGCAAGTGGCAGCAAGGAACCGACAATGACTGA
- a CDS encoding acyl dehydratase: MTTHHKTFFATPSLPVMGLGALWPSPGWNAKDGFPEFSFIWRDYRIDRQALGVLQRLAGGDDAATTERLLLLAPHVTGFRLTLAMLMHPRWPLPIWRALQLRNRLIRRGEIKVAYPSDLIARATAWRVHDKGIELDIHAQLLQGDDCPWESITTFYYRGRFAPLFVHGAAEGAAFASPSVDATLPPVAHWNVEGHRRLRWARLTGDANPLHLLDAYAQRTGFAAASAHPQRIAAQCLGHLAQPQKPPQQLDLWLKGPVYYGRAVTLRQAAGDDGDAFALWVDGDERPAMVGVMR; the protein is encoded by the coding sequence ATGACGACGCATCACAAGACCTTCTTCGCGACGCCATCATTGCCGGTGATGGGGCTGGGCGCGTTGTGGCCGTCGCCGGGCTGGAACGCGAAGGATGGCTTCCCGGAATTCAGCTTCATCTGGCGCGACTACCGCATCGACCGGCAGGCGCTCGGCGTGCTGCAGCGCCTCGCCGGCGGCGACGATGCCGCCACCACCGAGCGGCTGCTGCTGCTCGCGCCGCACGTCACCGGCTTTCGCCTGACGCTGGCGATGCTGATGCATCCGCGCTGGCCGCTGCCGATCTGGCGGGCGCTGCAATTGCGCAACCGGCTGATCCGCCGTGGCGAGATCAAGGTCGCGTATCCGTCCGATCTGATTGCGCGGGCGACCGCCTGGCGCGTCCACGACAAGGGCATCGAGCTCGACATCCACGCGCAACTGCTGCAGGGCGATGATTGCCCGTGGGAGAGCATCACGACGTTCTATTATCGCGGCCGCTTCGCGCCGCTATTCGTGCACGGCGCGGCCGAGGGGGCCGCCTTCGCGTCGCCGTCGGTCGACGCGACGCTGCCGCCGGTCGCGCATTGGAACGTCGAGGGCCATCGTCGCCTGCGCTGGGCGCGGCTGACCGGCGACGCCAATCCGCTACATCTGCTCGACGCCTATGCGCAGCGGACCGGCTTCGCCGCCGCCTCGGCGCACCCGCAGCGGATCGCGGCGCAATGCCTCGGGCACCTCGCTCAGCCGCAGAAGCCGCCGCAGCAGCTCGATCTGTGGCTGAAAGGCCCGGTGTACTACGGCCGCGCCGTCACGCTGCGGCAGGCCGCGGGCGACGACGGCGACGCTTTCGCGCTGTGGGTCGACGGCGACGAGCGGCCGGCGATGGTGGGGGTGATGCGTTGA
- a CDS encoding acetyl-CoA acetyltransferase yields the protein MTASIVGWAHMPFGKFDAETVESMIVRVANEAIADAGIAAADVDEIVLGHFNAGFSPQDFTAALVLQADPALRFKPATRVENACATGSAAVHQGIRAIEAGAAKVVLVVGVEQMTRTPGPEIGKNLLRASYLPEDGETPAGFAGVFGIIAQRYFQKYGDQSDALAMIAAKNHHNGVSNPYAQMRKDFGFEFCRAEGEKNPFVAGPLKRTDCSLVSDGAAALVLTSAENAKTMGKAVNIRARAHAQDFLPMSKRDILQFEGCTVAWQRALADASVTLDDLSFVETHDCFTIAELIEYEAMGLTPKGQGARAIKEGWTQKDGKLPINPSGGLKAKGHPIGATGVSMHVLTAMQLLGQAPEGMQIKDAKLGGIFNMGGAAVANYVSVLEPAK from the coding sequence ATGACCGCCAGCATCGTTGGATGGGCGCATATGCCCTTCGGCAAGTTCGACGCCGAGACCGTCGAGAGCATGATCGTCCGGGTCGCCAACGAGGCGATTGCGGATGCCGGCATCGCCGCCGCCGATGTCGATGAAATCGTGCTCGGGCATTTCAACGCCGGCTTCTCACCGCAGGATTTCACCGCCGCTCTGGTGCTGCAGGCCGATCCGGCGCTGCGCTTCAAGCCCGCCACCCGCGTCGAGAACGCCTGCGCCACCGGTTCCGCCGCCGTGCATCAGGGCATCCGCGCGATCGAGGCCGGCGCCGCCAAGGTGGTGCTGGTGGTCGGCGTCGAACAGATGACGCGGACGCCGGGCCCGGAAATCGGCAAGAACCTGCTGCGCGCCTCCTATCTGCCGGAAGACGGCGAGACGCCCGCGGGCTTCGCCGGCGTGTTCGGCATCATCGCGCAACGATACTTCCAGAAATACGGCGACCAGTCCGACGCCCTCGCCATGATCGCCGCCAAGAACCATCACAACGGCGTGTCCAATCCCTATGCGCAGATGCGCAAGGATTTCGGCTTCGAGTTCTGCCGCGCCGAAGGCGAAAAGAACCCGTTCGTCGCCGGTCCGCTGAAGCGCACCGACTGCTCGCTGGTGTCGGACGGCGCCGCCGCGCTGGTGCTGACCTCGGCGGAGAACGCCAAAACGATGGGCAAGGCGGTCAACATCCGCGCTCGCGCCCACGCGCAGGATTTCCTGCCGATGTCGAAGCGCGACATCCTGCAATTCGAAGGCTGCACCGTCGCCTGGCAGCGCGCGCTGGCCGACGCCAGCGTCACGCTCGATGATCTGTCCTTCGTCGAGACCCACGATTGCTTCACCATCGCCGAGCTGATCGAATACGAAGCGATGGGGCTGACGCCGAAGGGGCAGGGCGCCCGCGCCATCAAGGAAGGCTGGACCCAGAAGGACGGCAAGCTGCCGATCAATCCGTCCGGCGGGCTCAAGGCCAAGGGCCATCCGATCGGCGCCACCGGCGTGTCGATGCACGTGCTGACCGCGATGCAGCTGCTCGGCCAGGCGCCGGAAGGGATGCAGATCAAGGACGCCAAGCTCGGCGGCATCTTCAACATGGGCGGCGCCGCCGTCGCCAACTACGTCTCGGTGCTCGAACCGGCGAAATGA
- a CDS encoding class I adenylate-forming enzyme family protein yields the protein MNLAQWLAASARLRPSAPALLTGTTTEADYATFADRAAAFAAALQRDYGIVPGDRVALFAHNCTQYLEALYGIWWAGAVAVPINAKLHGREAAWICSNSGAKLALICDDTADTFNEAAGDLPAGMATLALDSDAYVRARSGDGPAAPVAREDADLAWLFYTSGTTGRPKGVMLSHGNLIAMSLGYLADVDAVTPDDAALYAAPISHGAGLYNMIHTRFGARHVVPPSKGFDPGEVLDLGKQLGNVAMFAAPTMIKRLVEAARRRGETGEGLRTIVYGGGPMYLADIRDALGVMGQRFVQIYGQGESPMAITSLKRELHADTEHPRHLQRLASVGTAQSALSVRITGADGEVLPAGETGEIEAKGPTVMRGYWNNPDANAETLKDGWLRTGDVGRLDEDGFLTLSDRSKDVIISGGTNIYPREVEEALLTHPAVREVSAIGVADPEWGENVVACVVLVEGSAPDDAALDAHCLDAIARFKRPKRYVYLDQLPKNNYGKVLKTELRKMVK from the coding sequence ATGAATCTGGCGCAATGGCTCGCCGCGAGCGCACGGCTGCGGCCGTCCGCGCCGGCCTTGCTCACCGGCACCACGACCGAGGCGGACTACGCGACGTTTGCTGATCGCGCCGCCGCGTTCGCCGCCGCGCTTCAACGCGACTACGGCATCGTCCCGGGCGATCGCGTCGCGCTGTTCGCGCATAATTGCACGCAATATCTCGAGGCGCTGTACGGCATCTGGTGGGCCGGCGCGGTGGCGGTTCCGATCAACGCCAAGCTGCACGGCCGCGAGGCGGCGTGGATCTGCAGCAATTCCGGCGCCAAGCTGGCGCTGATCTGCGACGACACCGCGGACACCTTCAACGAGGCCGCGGGCGATCTGCCGGCCGGCATGGCGACGCTGGCGCTCGACAGCGACGCCTATGTCCGCGCCCGCAGCGGCGACGGGCCGGCGGCGCCTGTGGCGCGCGAGGATGCCGATCTCGCCTGGCTGTTCTACACCTCCGGCACCACCGGCCGGCCGAAGGGCGTGATGCTCAGCCACGGCAATCTGATCGCGATGTCGCTGGGCTATCTGGCCGACGTCGACGCGGTGACGCCGGACGACGCCGCGCTCTACGCCGCGCCGATCTCGCACGGCGCGGGGCTCTACAACATGATCCACACCCGGTTCGGCGCGCGTCACGTGGTGCCGCCGTCGAAAGGGTTCGATCCCGGCGAGGTGCTCGATCTCGGCAAACAGCTCGGCAATGTCGCGATGTTCGCCGCGCCGACGATGATCAAGCGCCTGGTCGAGGCCGCCCGGCGCCGCGGCGAGACCGGCGAGGGGCTGCGCACCATCGTCTATGGCGGCGGGCCGATGTATCTCGCCGACATCCGCGACGCGCTCGGCGTGATGGGCCAGCGCTTCGTGCAGATCTACGGCCAGGGCGAGTCGCCGATGGCGATCACCTCGCTGAAGCGCGAGCTGCATGCGGACACCGAGCATCCGCGCCATCTGCAGCGGCTGGCCTCGGTCGGCACCGCGCAGAGTGCTCTTTCCGTGCGGATCACCGGCGCGGACGGCGAGGTGTTGCCGGCCGGCGAGACCGGCGAGATCGAGGCCAAGGGCCCGACCGTGATGCGCGGCTACTGGAACAATCCCGACGCCAATGCCGAGACGCTGAAAGACGGCTGGCTGCGCACCGGCGACGTCGGCCGGCTGGACGAGGACGGCTTTCTCACGCTGTCCGACCGCTCCAAGGACGTGATCATCTCCGGCGGCACCAACATCTATCCGCGCGAGGTGGAAGAAGCGCTGCTGACGCACCCCGCGGTGCGCGAGGTCTCCGCGATCGGCGTCGCCGATCCCGAATGGGGCGAGAACGTCGTCGCATGCGTGGTGCTGGTCGAGGGCTCTGCGCCCGACGATGCCGCGCTCGACGCGCATTGCCTCGATGCCATCGCCCGCTTCAAACGCCCGAAGCGCTACGTCTATCTCGATCAGTTGCCGAAGAACAATTACGGCAAGGTGCTGAAGACCGAGTTGCGCAAGATGGTGAAGTAA
- a CDS encoding IlvD/Edd family dehydratase, whose amino-acid sequence MNKITPGIARRKLRSSEWFNDPHNPAMTALYLERYLNYGLTRGELQSGKPIIGIAQTGNDLSPCNRHHLELAQRVREGIRAAGGIAMEFPVHPIQETGKRPTAALDRNLAYLGLVEVLFSYPLDGVVLTTGCDKTTPACLMAAATVNIPAIVLSGGPMLNGWHDGERTGSGTVVWKSRERLAAGEIDYEEFMEIVASSAPSVGHCNTMGTASTMNSLAEALGMSLPGCAAIPAPYRERGQIAYATGVRAVEMVWEDLKPSDILTREAFENAIVVNSAIGGSTNAPIHLNALARHIGVELTIDDWQSVGHTIPLLVNMQPAGFYLGEEYHRAGGVPTVVRELMTHGKIHKDALTVNGRTMGQNCADAPAPDGDVIKSYDGPLVQDAGFLVLRGNLFDSAIMKTSVISLEFRERYLSNPKDPNAFEGRAIVFEGPEDYHHRIDDASLDIDEHCILFVRGTGPIGYPGGAEVVNMQPPAALIKRGIHSLPCIGDGRQSGTSGSPSILNATPEAAANGGLAILRTGDRVRIDLVKGSANILISDEELKQRRADLEAHGGFAYPKHQTPWQELYRATVGQQATGACLELATRYRDIAGTVGVARHNH is encoded by the coding sequence ATGAACAAGATCACCCCCGGGATTGCCCGGCGCAAACTCCGTTCCAGCGAATGGTTCAACGACCCGCACAATCCGGCGATGACCGCGCTGTATCTCGAGCGCTATCTGAACTACGGACTGACGCGCGGCGAGCTGCAGTCCGGCAAGCCGATCATCGGCATCGCCCAGACCGGCAACGATCTGTCGCCGTGCAACCGCCATCATCTCGAACTGGCGCAGCGGGTGCGCGAAGGCATCCGCGCCGCCGGCGGCATCGCGATGGAATTCCCGGTGCATCCTATCCAGGAGACCGGCAAGCGGCCGACCGCCGCGCTCGACCGCAATCTGGCTTATCTCGGCCTCGTCGAAGTGCTGTTCAGCTATCCGCTCGACGGCGTGGTGCTCACCACCGGCTGCGACAAGACCACGCCGGCCTGCCTGATGGCGGCGGCGACCGTGAACATCCCGGCGATCGTGCTGTCCGGCGGGCCGATGCTGAACGGCTGGCACGATGGCGAGCGCACCGGCTCCGGCACGGTGGTGTGGAAATCGCGCGAGCGCCTCGCCGCCGGCGAGATCGACTACGAGGAGTTCATGGAGATCGTGGCGTCGTCGGCGCCCTCGGTCGGCCATTGCAACACCATGGGCACGGCGTCGACGATGAACTCGCTGGCCGAAGCGCTCGGCATGTCGCTGCCGGGCTGCGCCGCGATCCCGGCGCCGTATCGCGAGCGCGGCCAGATCGCCTACGCCACCGGCGTGCGCGCGGTCGAGATGGTGTGGGAGGATCTGAAGCCGTCCGACATCCTGACGCGCGAGGCGTTCGAAAACGCCATCGTGGTGAATTCGGCGATCGGCGGCTCGACCAATGCGCCGATCCACCTCAACGCGCTGGCGCGCCACATCGGCGTGGAACTCACGATCGACGACTGGCAGAGCGTCGGCCACACCATCCCGCTGCTGGTCAACATGCAGCCGGCGGGCTTTTATCTCGGCGAGGAGTATCACCGCGCCGGCGGCGTGCCGACCGTGGTGCGCGAACTGATGACGCACGGCAAGATTCACAAGGACGCGCTGACGGTGAACGGCCGCACCATGGGGCAGAACTGCGCCGATGCGCCCGCGCCCGACGGCGACGTGATCAAGTCCTACGACGGGCCGCTGGTGCAGGACGCCGGCTTCCTGGTGCTGCGCGGCAATCTGTTCGATTCCGCGATCATGAAGACCAGCGTGATCAGCCTCGAATTCCGTGAGCGCTATCTGTCGAACCCGAAAGACCCCAACGCGTTCGAGGGTCGCGCCATCGTGTTCGAGGGGCCGGAGGACTATCACCACCGCATCGACGACGCTTCGCTCGACATCGACGAGCACTGCATCCTGTTCGTGCGCGGCACCGGGCCGATCGGCTATCCGGGCGGCGCCGAGGTGGTGAACATGCAGCCGCCGGCGGCGCTGATCAAACGCGGCATCCATTCGCTGCCCTGCATCGGCGACGGCCGGCAGTCAGGCACGTCGGGCTCGCCGTCGATCCTCAACGCGACGCCGGAAGCCGCCGCCAATGGCGGGCTCGCGATCCTGCGGACCGGCGACCGCGTCCGCATCGACCTCGTCAAAGGCAGCGCGAATATTCTCATCAGCGATGAGGAACTGAAACAGCGCCGCGCCGACCTCGAGGCGCATGGCGGCTTCGCCTATCCGAAGCATCAGACGCCGTGGCAGGAATTGTATCGCGCGACCGTCGGCCAGCAGGCCACCGGCGCCTGCCTCGAACTCGCGACGCGCTACAGGGATATCGCGGGGACGGTGGGCGTGGCGCGGCATAATCATTGA
- a CDS encoding carbohydrate ABC transporter permease produces MTETTASDPRLAVKAATVAKDDDSEGMSYLESLPRRLVTLYLPLFIIVVILLFPFYWMALTSIKPDEQLIDMDTYNPFWVVKPTFKHISKLLFETQYPRWLWNTMYVAAAATTLSIVASVLAAYAIVRLRFRGADSVGGAIFLAYLVPPSILFIPLASVIQAYGLFDSPLSLILVYPTLLIPFSTWLLMGYFKTIPFELEECALIDGASRWQILTKIIVPLAVPGLISAFIFSFTLCWNEFIYALTFLQSTPNKTVPVAIVNEFVDGDIYKWGSLMAGALVGSLPLVILYAFFVEHYVSAMTGAVKE; encoded by the coding sequence ATGACTGAGACCACCGCATCCGACCCGCGCCTCGCCGTCAAGGCCGCGACCGTCGCCAAGGACGACGACAGCGAGGGCATGAGCTATCTGGAGTCGCTGCCGCGCCGGCTGGTGACGCTGTATCTGCCGTTGTTCATCATCGTCGTGATCCTGCTGTTCCCGTTCTACTGGATGGCGCTGACCTCGATCAAACCCGACGAGCAGCTCATCGACATGGACACCTACAACCCGTTCTGGGTGGTCAAGCCGACGTTCAAGCACATCTCGAAACTGCTGTTCGAGACGCAATATCCGCGCTGGCTGTGGAACACGATGTATGTCGCCGCCGCCGCGACGACGCTGTCGATCGTGGCCAGCGTGCTCGCCGCCTATGCGATCGTGCGGCTGCGCTTCCGCGGCGCCGACAGCGTCGGCGGCGCGATCTTCCTCGCTTATCTGGTGCCGCCGTCGATCCTGTTCATTCCGCTGGCCTCGGTGATCCAGGCCTACGGCCTGTTCGACTCGCCGCTGTCGCTGATCCTGGTCTATCCGACGCTCTTGATCCCGTTCTCGACCTGGCTCTTGATGGGCTATTTCAAGACCATCCCGTTCGAGCTGGAGGAATGCGCGCTGATCGACGGCGCCTCGCGCTGGCAGATCCTGACCAAGATCATCGTGCCGCTGGCGGTGCCGGGGCTGATCTCGGCCTTCATCTTCTCGTTCACGCTGTGCTGGAACGAGTTCATCTACGCGCTGACCTTCCTGCAGTCGACGCCGAACAAGACCGTGCCGGTGGCGATCGTCAACGAATTCGTCGACGGCGACATCTACAAATGGGGCTCGCTGATGGCCGGCGCTCTGGTCGGCTCGCTGCCGCTGGTGATTCTCTACGCGTTCTTCGTCGAGCACTACGTGTCGGCGATGACCGGCGCGGTGAAGGAATAG
- a CDS encoding sn-glycerol-3-phosphate ABC transporter ATP-binding protein UgpC — MASVQIHDVRKSFGGFEVLHGVTVPIEDGAFVVLVGPSGCGKSTLLRMLAGLEKITSGTISIGDRIVNDVQPKERDIAMVFQNYALYPHMTVAQNMGFSLKLRGADQKAIDDKVNRAADILDLRKLLDRFPRQLSGGQRQRVAMGRAIVRDPQVFLFDEPLSNLDAKLRVAMRTEIKELHQRLKTTTVYVTHDQIEAMTMADKIVVMQDGIVEQIGAPLDLYDNPANKFVAGFIGSPAMNFLDGMLKVNGGQPWVETASGARLPISEAPASGNGRPITYGIRPEHLDFADTGIAAEVVVVEPTGSETQIVARVGTQEIIAVFRERHQVRPGDIIHLQPRPQVAHLFDKETGMRL; from the coding sequence ATGGCGTCGGTGCAGATTCACGACGTGCGGAAATCATTCGGCGGCTTCGAAGTCCTGCATGGCGTGACGGTTCCGATCGAGGACGGGGCCTTCGTGGTGCTGGTCGGCCCATCGGGATGTGGCAAGTCCACGTTGCTGCGAATGCTCGCGGGGCTGGAAAAAATCACTTCCGGGACGATCTCGATCGGCGACCGCATCGTCAACGACGTGCAGCCGAAGGAACGCGACATCGCGATGGTGTTCCAGAACTACGCGCTGTATCCGCACATGACCGTCGCCCAGAACATGGGCTTCTCCCTGAAGCTGCGTGGCGCCGACCAGAAAGCGATCGACGACAAGGTCAATCGCGCCGCCGACATTCTCGATCTGCGCAAACTGCTCGACCGCTTCCCCCGGCAGCTCTCCGGCGGCCAGCGCCAGCGCGTCGCGATGGGCCGCGCGATCGTGCGCGATCCGCAGGTGTTTCTGTTCGACGAGCCGCTGTCGAATCTCGACGCCAAGCTGCGCGTGGCGATGCGCACCGAGATCAAGGAACTGCATCAGCGCCTGAAGACCACCACGGTCTACGTCACCCACGACCAGATCGAGGCCATGACCATGGCCGACAAGATCGTGGTGATGCAAGACGGTATCGTCGAGCAGATCGGCGCGCCGCTCGATCTCTACGACAACCCCGCCAACAAATTCGTCGCCGGCTTCATCGGCTCGCCGGCGATGAATTTTCTCGACGGCATGCTGAAGGTCAATGGCGGCCAGCCCTGGGTCGAGACCGCCAGCGGCGCGCGATTGCCGATCAGCGAAGCGCCCGCGAGCGGCAACGGCCGGCCGATCACTTACGGCATCCGCCCCGAACATCTCGACTTCGCCGATACCGGCATCGCGGCCGAGGTGGTGGTGGTCGAACCGACCGGCTCGGAAACCCAGATCGTCGCGCGCGTCGGCACGCAGGAGATCATCGCGGTGTTCCGCGAGCGGCATCAGGTGCGGCCCGGCGACATCATCCATCTGCAGCCGCGTCCGCAGGTCGCCCATCTGTTCGACAAGGAGACCGGCATGCGGCTCTGA
- a CDS encoding ABC transporter substrate-binding protein — protein MTDFTFDRRSLLKGGALTLAAAATMSADQLLGYAKAWAQTSPWKPEAGAKINLLRWKRFVEAEDVAFMKIVDAFQKANNVTINVSNESYDDIQPKASVAANTGQGLDMVWGLYSLPFLFPSKCTDVTDVADYLAKKNGGWTESGKAYGMHEGKWIGIPVAATGGLVNYRISAAEKAGHKEFPKDLAGFSDLIKAMNKNGTPAGMALGHASGDANGWVHWALWAHGGKLIDKDNKVAVNSPETAKALDYVKGLYENFIPGTASWNDASNNKAFLAGQLYLTVNGISIYVAAKKDNKEMAADIGHAHLPAGVSGKTRELHLGFPILIYNFTKFPNTCKAFTAFMMEPEQFNPWVEAAQGYLSPFLLDFEKNPMWTADPKNTPYRDVGRTASTPAGDGQMGENAAAAIADFVVVDMFANYCTGREDVKTAMSSAESAAKRIFRA, from the coding sequence ATGACTGACTTCACATTCGATCGCCGCTCGTTGCTGAAAGGTGGCGCGCTGACACTGGCCGCGGCGGCGACCATGTCCGCCGATCAGTTGCTCGGCTACGCCAAGGCCTGGGCGCAGACCTCGCCATGGAAGCCGGAGGCCGGCGCCAAGATCAATCTGCTGCGCTGGAAGCGCTTCGTCGAAGCCGAGGACGTCGCCTTCATGAAGATCGTCGACGCGTTCCAGAAAGCCAACAACGTCACCATCAACGTCTCCAACGAATCCTACGACGACATCCAGCCGAAAGCGTCGGTCGCGGCCAATACCGGGCAGGGGCTCGACATGGTGTGGGGACTGTATTCGCTGCCGTTCCTGTTCCCGAGCAAATGCACCGACGTCACCGACGTCGCCGACTATCTCGCCAAGAAGAACGGCGGCTGGACCGAGTCCGGCAAGGCCTACGGCATGCACGAGGGCAAGTGGATCGGCATTCCGGTCGCCGCCACCGGCGGCCTCGTCAACTACCGGATCAGCGCCGCCGAGAAGGCGGGCCACAAGGAATTCCCCAAGGATCTCGCCGGCTTCTCCGACCTGATCAAGGCGATGAACAAGAACGGCACGCCGGCCGGCATGGCGCTCGGCCACGCCTCGGGCGACGCCAATGGCTGGGTGCACTGGGCGCTGTGGGCGCATGGCGGCAAGCTGATCGACAAGGACAACAAGGTGGCCGTCAATTCGCCGGAGACGGCGAAGGCGCTCGACTATGTGAAGGGCCTGTACGAGAACTTCATTCCCGGCACCGCGTCGTGGAACGACGCCTCCAACAACAAGGCGTTTCTCGCCGGCCAGCTCTATCTCACCGTCAACGGCATCTCGATCTACGTGGCGGCGAAGAAGGACAACAAGGAGATGGCGGCGGACATCGGCCACGCGCATCTGCCCGCCGGCGTCAGCGGCAAGACCCGCGAGCTGCATCTCGGCTTCCCGATCCTAATCTACAACTTCACCAAGTTTCCGAACACCTGCAAGGCGTTCACCGCCTTCATGATGGAGCCGGAGCAGTTCAACCCGTGGGTCGAGGCGGCGCAGGGTTATCTGTCGCCGTTCCTGCTCGACTTCGAGAAGAACCCGATGTGGACCGCGGACCCCAAGAACACGCCGTATCGCGACGTCGGCCGCACCGCGTCCACGCCCGCCGGCGACGGCCAGATGGGCGAAAACGCGGCGGCGGCGATCGCCGATTTCGTCGTGGTCGACATGTTCGCCAACTACTGCACCGGCCGCGAAGACGTGAAGACCGCGATGAGCAGCGCCGAAAGCGCGGCAAAGCGGATCTTCCGGGCGTGA